In one window of Plasmodium berghei ANKA genome assembly, chromosome: 14 DNA:
- a CDS encoding HORMA domain protein, putative gives MISRMSVRTHTNVEALTKQDSVNMMKNIIKLGISLVTYLRNLFEEKAYEEVCIQELKLKRLLPINSESHMIINWLEKGVFDAIEKEYLRILILDINDIYDNTLECYKFSFSYNTAKGGEIDITLETSANNDPNNLGNNTTTTANNNNNNNNNNNNNNDNGAMEYSGLMEERRKNYNLNRLQNIKDRLLNKNGAKQKKEPSLLLKKNAKEKTYELLRSLVLLTQTLSPLPEKTYLSMKLLYYDEIVPYNYQPPYFRNPGNRDLLKFMSMPKENFVGKIDTGHHFLSIIVNSTCNNSTQENSAYEYYSNSNKMESNTNVKDMHNEYNQNNAIDNHADNYATNLGTHLSNNYNRNINKGYTDDAFHSYHHKYCNSTYSKYYNSCINKYYGNYTNIHKTNGYESEQSKCCSLFHDEEQYEYLKNYLKKCKRNDDKNDYIITDDDENNKTLEQNYLDHTHRIYKNRRTKHYAHAPKMEQYFTQNNEYITNGQRLQLNKIKKNERDTRIRKTNRNKLLAGSILNNTNPDDSIITRKRKTKNPSLARILKSNNYPEYSSNSESNECCVKLGKIISQNNINENDNDNGDDCVQVEKREIENYKKNKNRISDDNQGYEIKKNKYKKKNNPIQVISSNYHPNNTHINTTFPLKTRKKSQNNYTINETDLQSSTIKMATDKLLQEKEATCEENDIQMNTRGRRYNFSKEFNQNSSPKSQINTKEKIRNRRIDKEKQRIINEHITISKKNKLLGRIKIYITRYKILDISRIKKKIPTASINDINNVLNNLINENIIQKNEDNSYIFVKNKNSQNIKSTSIQKNRDLNYQNGDGHLQNGTEAHNTSIMLDQQKFNIYSTNNDANYIDKSSNEQNTIFDISKESDTKNLEKQGKDIDKTKYPISNVYDNSKHVTNPPNNDNPSYLPTNNLNKLSMQKGNTNEIAKIAENNELEEAAEINNDIQKLYDDVYSLCQKTKYVNKEIITKGLRIYPLLSKPLMNRLMKEGVLKKKLIKNKGYESNIFVPIENIFQGNKSSNSNENVLTENENFPSKDFCDNIKAD, from the coding sequence ATGATTTCTCGAATGTCTGTGAGAACACATACCAATGTGGAGGCCTTAACAAAGCAGGACTCTGTaaatatgatgaaaaatataattaaattggGAATAAGTTTGGTTACATATTTACGCAATTTATTTGAAGAAAAAGCTTATGAAGAAGTTTGTATACAAGagttaaaattaaaaaggtTATTACCAATTAATTCAGAATCACAcatgataataaattgGCTAGAAAAAGGGGTTTTTGATGCAATAGAAAAGGAATATCTTCGTATATTAATTCTTGATATAAAcgatatatatgataatacGCTTGAGTGCTATAAATTTAGTTTTTCTTATAACACAGCAAAGGGAGGAGAAATAGACATAACATTAGAAACGTCAGCAAATAACGATCCAAATAACCTCGGAAACAATACGACTACTACtgctaataataataataataataataataataataataataataatgataacgGTGCGATGGAATATAGTGGGCTTATGGAAGAAAGAcgaaaaaattacaatttGAATCgattacaaaatataaaggaTAGGCtactaaataaaaatggggcgaaacaaaaaaaagaaccatctttattattaaaaaaaaatgcaaaagaaaaaacataCGAATTATTACGATCATTAGTTTTATTAACACAAACATTAAGCCCTTTACCtgaaaaaacatatttatctATGAAGCTACTGTATTATGATGAAATTGTTCCATATAATTATCAACCTCCTTATTTTAGAAATCCAGGGAATAGagatttattaaaatttatgagCATGCCTAAAGAAAATTTTGTTGGGAAAATCGATACAGggcatcattttttatctatTATTGTTAATTCAACTTGCAATAATTCAACCCAAGAAAATAGTGCATATGAGTATTATAGCAATTCTAATAAAATGGAATCAAATACAAATGTAAAAGATATGCACAATGAATATAACCAAAATAATGCTATCGATAATCATGCCGATAACTACGCAACTAATTTAGGCACACATTTAtctaataattataataggaatataaataaaggaTATACTGATGATGCATTTCATAGTTATCATCATAAATACTGTAATAGTACTTACagtaaatattataatagttgtataaataaatattatggaaattatactaatatacataaaactAATGGGTATGAATCTGAACAAAGTAAATGTTGCTCACTATTTCATGACGAAGAacaatatgaatatttaaaaaattatttgaaaaaatgtaaacgtaatgatgataaaaatgattatataattactgatgatgatgaaaataataaaacactCGAACAAAACTATTTAGATCATACACATAGGATTTATAAAAACAGACGAACTAAACACTATGCTCACGCCCCAAAAATGGAACAATATTTTACccaaaataatgaatatattacaaATGGGCAAAGACttcaattaaataaaataaaaaaaaacgaacgTGATACAAGAATCagaaaaacaaatagaAATAAACTATTAGCAGGatctatattaaataaCACTAATCCTGATGATTCAATCATTACCAGAAAAAGAAAGACAAAAAATCCCTCTCTTGCCAGAATattaaaatcaaataattatcCAGAGTATAGTAGCAATTCTGAAAGCAATGAATGTTGTGTAAAATTaggaaaaattatatctcaaaataatataaatgaaaatgataatgataatgGAGATGATTGCGTACAAGTTGAAAAACGagaaatagaaaattataaaaaaaataaaaatcgtATATCTGATGATAATCAAGGTTAtgaaatcaaaaaaaataaatataaaaaaaaaaataatcctATTCAAGTAATTTCATCAAATTATCATCCTAACAACACACATATAAATACCACTTTCCCTTTGAAAACCCGTAAAAAATctcaaaataattatacaatAAATGAAACAGACTTACAATCGTctacaataaaaatggcCACTGACAAATTATTACAAGAAAAGGAAGCAACATGcgaagaaaatgatattcAAATGAATACCAGAGGTAGaagatataatttttcaaaggAATTTAATCAAAATTCGTCACCAAAATCTCAAATAAATAccaaagaaaaaatacgAAATAGAAGAATagataaagaaaaacaaCGAATTATAAATGAACATATTACAAtaagcaaaaaaaacaaattattaggaagaatcaaaatttatattactcgatataaaatattagatATATCAaggattaaaaaaaaaatacctACGGCATCCATtaatgatattaataatgtATTAAACAATCTTATTAacgaaaatataattcaaaaaaatgaagataattcttatatttttgttaaaaataaaaactcACAAAACATTAAAAGCACAAgcatacaaaaaaatagggatttaaattatcaaaatggTGATGGGCACTTGCAAAATGGCACTGAAGCTCATAACACTTCGATAATGTTGGATCAACAGaaattcaatatatattccaCAAACAATGATGCAAATTATATTGATAAATCTtcaaatgaacaaaatacTATCTTCGATATTTCGAAAGAAAGTGATACAAAGAATTTAGAAAAACAGGGTAAGGATATAGACAAAACTAAATATCCTATTTCTAATGTTTATGACAATAGTAAGCATGTAACTAATCCGCCTAATAATGACAACCCATCCTATTTACCCACCAATAATTTGAACAAATTATCAATGCAAAAAGGCAACACGAATGAAATCGCTAAAATTGCAGAAAATAACGAATTGGAAGAAGCTGCtgaaattaataatgaCATCCAAAAATTGTATGATGACGTTTATAGCTTATGtcaaaaaacaaaatacgtaaataaagaaataattacAAAGGGACTTAGAATATACCCTTTACTATCTAAGCCTTTAATGAACAGATTAATGAAAGAAGGtgtcttaaaaaaaaaacttataaaaaacaaaggATATGaaagtaatatatttgttccAATAGAAAACATTTTTCAGGGAAATAAAAGTTCAAATTCAAACGAGAATGTTTTAacagaaaatgaaaatttccCTTCAAAGGATTTTtgtgataatataaaagcTGATTAA
- a CDS encoding H/ACA ribonucleoprotein complex subunit 1, putative, giving the protein MGQFKHHKKNNFKKNYDNDFKMGKIILGGTYFKSCENDLVIKNSLENLVPYFNGRIFLENKEEIGKVEEVLGPINEFYFSVKLKEGILAKSFSSDTKFYIDESQTLPLSRFLPQDKSAEKKNPKKKKTNRDKKKNSNNNVNKNFNKQNKFGSGGKNRNDRNNWNNSGGNNFGGGNRNKGNSNFKNRSNSGRKFGNQRGRF; this is encoded by the coding sequence ATGGGTCAGTTTAAgcatcataaaaaaaacaactTTAAAAAGAACTACGATAATGATTTTAAAATgggaaaaataattttgggagggacatattttaaatcttgtgaaaatgatttagtaataaaaaattcgTTAGAAAATTTAGTCCCATATTTTAATGGtagaatatttttagaaaataaagaagaaataGGAAAGGTTGAAGAAGTTTTAGGGCCAATTAATGAATTCTATTTTTCAGTTAAATTGAAAGAAGGAATACTAGCAAAATCTTTTTCAAGTGATactaaattttatattgatGAGTCTCAAACTTTACCTTTAAGTAGATTTTTGCCACAAGACAAAAGCGcagaaaagaaaaatccaaagaagaaaaagacaaatagggataagaaaaaaaacagcaACAATAATgtcaataaaaattttaataagcAAAATAAATTCGGATCAGGAGGAAAAAATCGAAATGATCGAAATAATTGGAATAACTCAGGAGGTAATAATTTTGGTGGGGGAAATCGCAATAAAGGCAATAGCAATTTCAAGAACAGATCGAATAGTGGTCGTAAATTTGGAAATCAACGGGGTAGATTTTGA